One window of the Natronomonas marina genome contains the following:
- a CDS encoding RtcB family protein has translation MTTFEAGDITLHRVREHVWEMPPEGGMRVPARVFASEALLEEIADDRTLQQLRNTTHLPGIEKYAICMPDGHQGYGFPVGGVAGIDAENGCISPGAVGYDINCLTGDADVRLSFGRKMPIAELRERFEDEEAVVAGDELTESELRLFTESGEREVFEVETETGRTLRSTGDHPFLTPDGMVELDDIDEGDTVYVHPFEGIEHESPEEFTVLTEDDFADEDPQLVAFLKRHDLLPLKSTDEAFNRLLKLAGFHTGDGAFSGPQTWFYADSGDLETIREDVAALGFTPSRIYSRERDHEIDGNEFTRTEYSVKVGAHGFKQLLLRLGVPDGSKVESSFTLPSWFDRLADWQRALYLSAFFGAEMSEPSAVSNTNFYCPKVSQNRRTEVADAGEEFLRGIAEALDSIGIGTNEIERFEAETDETERLRLGVQSDAENLVRFFSTVGYSYSREKERKAALAVQYLRRKEHVIDRRAEIASEVETLADGGTPVSELKDRYDINERFVERSAWSGRSGRPRPPAGFPTFEEFCESTEVRENLTVPVEVESIEPAGVEPVYDIGVEHDAHNFLANGIVVSNCGVRMVKTNLTYDDVRGREEELVDALFEAIPSGLGGGGIVEGSGDTVEAALERGVDWCLEEGYAVESDLAHCEDEGRRPDADAAAVSKKAKDRGRNQMGSLGSGNHFLEVQRVTDVFDSAVGDAYGLEEDQVVVLVHCGSRGLGHQVCNDYLRDIEEAHSGLLSQLPDRELAAAPAGSQLAEDYYDAMCAAINFAWVNRQLITHRTREVFADVFGEPWEDLEMELLYDVAHNIAKKEVHDVDGEDRELYVHRKGATRAFPAGHPEVPKAYRDVGQPVIIPGSMGAGSYVLCGGSESMNVSFGSTAHGAGRLMSRTQAKDEFWGGDVRDDLRDTNQIYVKAQSGATIAEEAPGVYKDVDEVVRVSDELGIGDKVARVYPVCNIKG, from the coding sequence ATGACCACGTTCGAGGCGGGCGACATCACGTTACACAGGGTCCGCGAACACGTCTGGGAGATGCCGCCCGAGGGCGGGATGCGCGTGCCGGCCCGCGTCTTCGCCAGCGAGGCGCTCCTGGAGGAGATCGCAGACGACAGGACCCTCCAGCAGTTGCGCAACACCACCCATCTGCCCGGCATCGAGAAGTACGCCATCTGCATGCCCGACGGCCACCAGGGGTACGGCTTCCCCGTCGGCGGCGTGGCAGGCATCGACGCCGAAAACGGCTGTATTTCCCCCGGAGCGGTGGGGTACGACATCAACTGCCTCACCGGCGACGCGGACGTTCGGCTCTCGTTCGGCCGCAAGATGCCGATAGCCGAACTTCGAGAACGGTTCGAGGACGAGGAGGCCGTAGTGGCCGGGGACGAACTGACCGAATCCGAGCTCCGGCTGTTCACCGAATCCGGAGAACGTGAGGTCTTCGAGGTGGAGACGGAGACGGGGCGGACGCTCCGTTCGACCGGCGACCATCCGTTCCTGACACCGGACGGGATGGTCGAACTCGACGACATCGACGAGGGTGACACCGTCTACGTTCACCCCTTCGAGGGAATCGAGCACGAATCCCCCGAGGAGTTCACCGTCCTCACCGAGGATGACTTCGCCGACGAGGACCCACAGCTGGTCGCGTTCCTGAAGCGGCACGACCTGCTGCCGCTGAAATCGACGGACGAAGCGTTCAACCGTCTCCTGAAACTTGCGGGGTTCCACACGGGCGACGGCGCGTTCAGCGGGCCCCAGACCTGGTTCTACGCCGACTCCGGGGACCTCGAGACCATCCGCGAAGACGTTGCCGCGCTCGGGTTCACGCCGTCGAGAATCTATTCACGGGAGCGGGACCACGAGATAGACGGCAACGAGTTCACCCGAACCGAGTACAGCGTCAAGGTCGGCGCACACGGGTTCAAGCAACTGCTCCTCCGTCTGGGCGTCCCCGACGGGAGCAAGGTCGAATCGTCGTTCACTCTCCCGTCGTGGTTCGACCGCCTGGCCGACTGGCAGCGGGCGCTGTACCTGTCGGCGTTCTTCGGCGCCGAGATGAGCGAACCGTCGGCGGTGTCGAACACGAACTTCTACTGTCCGAAGGTCTCGCAGAACCGTCGTACCGAGGTGGCCGACGCGGGCGAGGAGTTCCTGCGCGGAATCGCGGAGGCACTCGATTCGATTGGCATCGGGACGAACGAAATCGAGCGGTTCGAGGCCGAGACGGACGAGACCGAACGTCTCAGGCTCGGCGTCCAAAGCGACGCGGAGAACCTCGTTCGGTTCTTCTCGACGGTCGGGTACAGTTACAGTCGGGAGAAGGAGCGAAAGGCGGCGCTCGCCGTGCAGTATCTCCGCAGGAAGGAACACGTCATCGACCGAAGGGCGGAGATAGCAAGCGAGGTCGAGACGCTCGCCGACGGCGGCACTCCGGTCTCCGAGCTGAAAGACCGATACGATATCAACGAGCGGTTCGTCGAGCGGAGCGCCTGGAGCGGCCGTTCCGGTCGCCCCCGACCACCGGCCGGTTTCCCGACGTTCGAGGAGTTCTGCGAGTCGACCGAGGTGCGCGAGAACCTGACGGTACCGGTCGAAGTCGAGTCGATAGAACCGGCCGGTGTCGAGCCGGTCTACGACATCGGGGTCGAGCACGACGCTCACAACTTCCTCGCGAACGGCATCGTCGTCTCGAACTGCGGCGTCCGGATGGTGAAAACTAATCTCACCTACGACGACGTTCGGGGCCGCGAGGAGGAACTCGTCGACGCGCTCTTCGAGGCCATCCCGTCGGGGCTGGGCGGCGGCGGCATCGTCGAGGGCAGCGGCGACACCGTCGAGGCCGCCCTCGAGCGGGGCGTCGACTGGTGTCTCGAGGAGGGCTACGCCGTCGAGTCGGACCTGGCCCACTGCGAGGACGAGGGGCGACGGCCCGACGCCGACGCGGCGGCCGTCTCGAAGAAGGCCAAGGACCGCGGCCGCAACCAGATGGGGTCGCTCGGCTCCGGCAACCACTTCCTGGAGGTCCAGCGGGTGACCGACGTGTTCGATTCGGCCGTCGGCGACGCCTACGGGCTCGAGGAGGACCAGGTCGTGGTGCTCGTTCACTGCGGGTCGCGGGGGCTGGGCCACCAGGTCTGCAACGACTACCTCCGGGACATCGAGGAGGCCCACAGCGGGCTGCTGTCGCAGTTGCCCGACAGGGAACTCGCGGCGGCACCGGCCGGCTCCCAGCTGGCGGAGGACTACTACGACGCGATGTGTGCGGCCATCAACTTCGCGTGGGTCAACCGACAGCTCATCACCCACCGGACGCGGGAGGTGTTCGCGGACGTCTTCGGCGAGCCGTGGGAGGACCTCGAGATGGAACTGCTCTACGACGTGGCGCACAACATCGCCAAGAAGGAGGTCCACGACGTCGACGGCGAGGACAGGGAACTGTACGTCCACCGGAAGGGCGCGACGCGTGCGTTCCCGGCCGGCCACCCCGAGGTGCCGAAGGCCTACCGCGACGTGGGTCAACCGGTCATCATCCCCGGGAGCATGGGGGCCGGTTCCTACGTCCTCTGTGGCGGCTCGGAGTCGATGAACGTCTCCTTCGGGTCGACGGCCCACGGCGCCGGCCGCCTGATGAGTCGCACGCAGGCAAAGGACGAGTTCTGGGGCGGCGACGTCCGGGACGACTTGCGGGACACCAATCAGATATACGTCAAGGCACAGAGCGGCGCGACCATCGCTGAGGAGGCGCCGGGCGTCTACAAGGACGTCGACGAGGTGGTCCGCGTCAGCGACGAACTCGGCATCGGGGACAAGGTGGCCCGCGTCTACCCGGTCTGCAACATCAAGGGCTGA
- a CDS encoding lactate racemase domain-containing protein has protein sequence MADFQVPLGDGTLDVALPDCAVTVADPPGGEAVDVRAAAEAALADPAGPKLTDLVSPDDTVAIVVTDVTRATPDDVLVDALLSELRRVGVVREQVTVVIGLGLHRPMTDDELAAMLGEHADLAVNHDPDDTVEVGSVDGTPVELHRRVALADTVLSTGMVEPHQYAGFSGGAKTVAIGAGGEPLIRDTHGPGMLADEGVRLGRIEDNPFREAVDEAGDACGLAFCLNVTHGPEGILDVAAGDPRLVVRELADSAREALSVAVDDGFDAVVAGVGAPKDANLYQATRAATYVVLGAHDPLREGGRVVIPAELPEGAGEGTGERRFYERLSGADSPGALYDEMRSGYEPGAQRAFVVARALRDHPIYVTNSGAPGVVEECLMTARDSVEAAVDAGSDVLVVPDALNTLLV, from the coding sequence ATGGCCGACTTCCAGGTGCCGCTCGGCGACGGAACGCTCGACGTGGCGCTGCCGGACTGTGCGGTGACCGTCGCCGACCCGCCGGGCGGCGAGGCGGTCGACGTCCGGGCGGCGGCAGAGGCGGCGCTGGCGGACCCCGCCGGACCGAAACTGACGGACCTGGTCTCGCCCGACGACACCGTCGCCATCGTCGTCACGGACGTCACGCGGGCGACGCCGGACGACGTCCTCGTCGACGCCCTCCTGTCGGAACTGCGGCGAGTCGGCGTCGTCCGCGAGCAGGTGACCGTCGTCATCGGCCTGGGGCTGCACCGCCCGATGACCGACGACGAACTGGCGGCGATGCTCGGCGAGCACGCCGACCTGGCGGTCAACCACGACCCCGACGACACCGTCGAGGTCGGCAGCGTCGACGGCACGCCGGTCGAGTTGCACCGCCGCGTCGCGCTGGCCGACACGGTGCTCTCGACGGGCATGGTCGAACCCCACCAGTACGCCGGCTTCTCGGGGGGCGCCAAGACCGTCGCCATCGGCGCCGGCGGCGAACCGCTCATCCGGGACACCCACGGGCCGGGGATGCTGGCCGACGAGGGGGTCCGGCTGGGCCGGATCGAGGACAACCCCTTCCGGGAGGCCGTCGACGAGGCGGGCGACGCCTGCGGCCTGGCGTTCTGTCTCAACGTCACGCACGGCCCGGAGGGCATCCTCGACGTGGCTGCGGGCGACCCTCGTCTCGTGGTGCGCGAACTGGCCGACAGCGCGCGCGAGGCGCTGTCCGTCGCGGTCGACGACGGGTTCGACGCCGTCGTCGCCGGCGTCGGCGCGCCGAAGGATGCCAACCTCTATCAGGCGACGCGAGCGGCGACCTACGTCGTCCTCGGGGCGCACGATCCCCTCCGCGAGGGCGGGCGGGTCGTGATTCCCGCCGAACTCCCGGAAGGGGCCGGCGAGGGAACCGGCGAGCGGCGCTTCTACGAGCGGCTCTCGGGCGCTGACAGCCCCGGGGCGCTGTACGACGAGATGCGTTCGGGCTACGAACCGGGCGCCCAGCGGGCGTTCGTCGTCGCACGGGCGCTCCGGGATCACCCGATCTACGTGACGAACAGCGGGGCGCCCGGTGTCGTCGAGGAGTGTCTGATGACGGCCCGCGACTCCGTCGAGGCGGCCGTCGACGCCGGCAGCGACGTGCTGGTCGTTCCGGACGCGCTGAACACGCTGCTGGTCTGA
- a CDS encoding ATP-dependent helicase, whose product MDSGTPADAEAAVRELLSGRDFEYDADAVELDDAEAFCRLSPAVREWWVETFGAFVPENGGLFTPPQKGAIPRIDEGTNTLVCAPTGSGKTQASFCAIVDDLFERARSEDGLENGVYCLYVSPLKSLANDIHRNLSEPLEGITEKLEARDESVELRHAIRHGDTSDSDRQRMLEETPHILNTTPETLAILLNSPKFKRKLESVEYVIVDEIHSLADNKRGTHLAVSLERLEAMCETSPTRIGCSATVEPLETMGEFLVGGRREDGEWTPRDYDVVDARFVREFDVELSCPTDDLIDTPREVVTDRFYDRLTDLVADHTNTLVFTNTRSGAERVLHNLRERGEYDESNSGCHHGSLSKSRRTEIEEGLKAGELDVVTTSTSLELGIDMPYIDCVVQVGSPKSVAALLQRVGRAGHQLGETVKGRVVALDRDELVECAVMLRKAEKGFVDRVFVPAKADDVATQHVYGMAINGPRPEAEVRAILRRAYPYRTYDDGDFERLFRYLTADYEGMEDRNVYAKVWRDDNDPPGGEHHYDDFDPGTPLVGKRGRLARVIYMTNIGTIPDSFSCDVFTRSGEEWVGQLDEEYLDTLESGDVFVLGGARYEYRYRRGSKVYVDPTSARPTVPSWFSERLPLSYDLGREILSFQRELLDRLDTGGPPAVRRWLREFPLDENTVRAITRAFDAQVRYAGPESVSTDRRLAIEVELDREAYRRNYYVHANYGRQFNDGLSRLLAYRCAQAANTNVKVAVADHGFTLSMPLNRKVDLGGLLEDVDPTAVRGDLRAALDGTDLLKRYFRINATRALMILKRYKGHEKSASQQQVSSEMLLGFAEEKTDFSVLEETYREILEDKLDVGAVETFVAGVAAGDIDVAVQRVDSPTPRAFGLATLMASDVVLAEDESAVLQEFHDRVMAEIDDESVPVGTDD is encoded by the coding sequence ATGGATTCGGGGACGCCGGCGGACGCCGAGGCCGCCGTCCGGGAACTGCTCTCGGGGCGGGACTTCGAGTACGACGCCGACGCAGTCGAACTCGACGACGCCGAGGCGTTCTGCCGGCTCTCGCCCGCCGTCAGGGAGTGGTGGGTGGAGACGTTCGGGGCGTTCGTCCCGGAGAACGGCGGGCTGTTCACCCCGCCACAGAAGGGCGCCATCCCTCGCATCGACGAGGGGACGAACACGCTCGTCTGTGCGCCGACGGGCAGCGGGAAGACCCAGGCCAGTTTCTGTGCCATCGTCGACGACCTCTTCGAGCGGGCGCGGAGCGAGGATGGCCTCGAGAACGGCGTCTACTGCCTGTACGTCTCGCCGCTGAAGTCGCTGGCCAACGACATCCACCGGAACCTGTCCGAACCGCTCGAGGGCATCACCGAGAAACTCGAGGCCCGCGACGAGTCCGTCGAACTCCGCCACGCCATCCGGCACGGCGACACCAGCGACAGCGACCGCCAGCGCATGTTAGAGGAGACGCCGCATATCCTCAACACGACGCCGGAGACGCTGGCCATCCTGCTCAACAGCCCGAAGTTCAAGCGCAAACTCGAATCGGTCGAGTACGTCATCGTCGACGAGATACACTCGCTGGCCGACAACAAGCGCGGCACCCACCTCGCCGTCTCGCTGGAGCGACTGGAGGCGATGTGCGAGACGTCGCCGACCCGGATCGGCTGTTCGGCGACGGTCGAGCCGCTGGAGACGATGGGGGAGTTCCTCGTCGGCGGCCGCCGCGAGGACGGCGAGTGGACGCCCCGCGACTACGACGTCGTCGACGCCCGGTTCGTCCGGGAGTTCGACGTCGAGCTGTCCTGTCCCACGGACGACCTGATCGACACGCCTCGGGAGGTGGTCACCGACCGCTTCTACGACCGACTGACGGACCTGGTCGCCGACCACACCAACACCCTCGTGTTCACGAACACGCGGTCCGGCGCCGAGCGCGTCCTGCACAACCTCCGGGAGCGCGGCGAGTACGACGAGTCGAACTCGGGCTGTCACCACGGCTCGCTGTCGAAGTCCCGCCGGACCGAAATCGAGGAGGGGCTCAAGGCCGGCGAACTCGACGTCGTGACTACCTCGACGTCGCTGGAACTCGGCATCGACATGCCGTACATCGACTGCGTGGTGCAGGTCGGCTCCCCGAAGTCCGTCGCCGCACTGTTGCAGCGGGTCGGCCGCGCCGGCCACCAGCTCGGCGAGACGGTCAAGGGTCGCGTCGTCGCGCTGGACCGCGACGAACTCGTCGAGTGTGCCGTAATGCTTCGGAAGGCCGAGAAGGGGTTCGTCGACCGCGTGTTCGTCCCCGCGAAGGCCGACGACGTCGCCACACAGCACGTCTACGGGATGGCCATCAACGGTCCGCGACCCGAGGCCGAGGTTCGGGCCATTCTCCGTCGGGCCTACCCCTACCGGACCTACGACGACGGCGACTTCGAGCGGCTGTTCCGGTACCTGACCGCAGACTACGAGGGCATGGAGGACCGGAACGTCTACGCGAAGGTCTGGCGCGATGACAACGACCCGCCGGGCGGCGAGCACCACTACGACGACTTCGACCCCGGGACGCCGCTGGTCGGCAAGCGCGGCCGGCTGGCTCGCGTCATCTACATGACCAACATCGGGACCATCCCCGACTCGTTCAGCTGTGACGTGTTCACTCGCTCGGGCGAGGAGTGGGTCGGCCAGCTCGACGAGGAGTACCTCGACACCTTAGAGAGCGGCGACGTGTTCGTCCTCGGGGGGGCCCGCTACGAGTACCGCTACCGGCGCGGGTCGAAGGTGTACGTCGACCCGACCAGCGCCCGGCCGACGGTTCCGTCGTGGTTCTCCGAGCGACTGCCGCTGTCGTACGACCTCGGCCGCGAGATACTGTCCTTCCAGCGCGAACTGCTGGATCGTCTCGACACGGGCGGGCCGCCGGCGGTCCGGCGGTGGCTCCGGGAGTTCCCGCTCGACGAGAACACCGTCCGCGCCATCACCCGGGCCTTCGACGCCCAGGTCCGGTACGCCGGTCCCGAGAGCGTCTCGACGGACCGCCGGCTGGCCATCGAGGTCGAACTCGACCGCGAGGCCTACCGGCGCAACTACTACGTCCACGCCAACTACGGCCGGCAGTTCAACGACGGTCTCTCGCGGCTCCTGGCGTACCGCTGTGCGCAGGCGGCGAACACCAACGTGAAGGTGGCCGTCGCCGACCACGGCTTCACGCTGTCGATGCCGCTGAACCGGAAGGTCGACCTCGGGGGACTCCTCGAGGACGTCGACCCCACGGCGGTCCGGGGTGACCTGCGGGCCGCGCTGGACGGCACCGACCTCCTGAAGCGGTACTTCCGCATCAACGCCACGCGGGCGCTGATGATACTGAAGCGGTACAAGGGCCACGAGAAGTCAGCCAGCCAGCAGCAGGTCTCCAGCGAGATGCTCTTGGGGTTCGCCGAGGAGAAGACCGACTTCTCGGTGTTAGAGGAGACCTACCGGGAGATACTCGAGGACAAACTCGACGTCGGCGCCGTCGAGACGTTCGTCGCCGGCGTCGCGGCCGGCGACATCGACGTCGCCGTCCAGCGGGTCGACTCGCCGACCCCCCGGGCGTTCGGCCTGGCGACGCTGATGGCCAGCGACGTCGTCCTCGCGGAGGACGAGTCCGCCGTTCTCCAGGAGTTCCACGACCGCGTGATGGCCGAAATCGACGACGAGAGCGTTCCCGTCGGAACCGATGACTGA
- a CDS encoding MFS transporter, which yields MTDDSGGTDAADDGDRTVVAAVIASTFFVGFGGGVVFPILPNLGAVLGISPFLVGLILSANRFTRLFANAPAGIVVDRAGTRTPFVVGLLIQGVATAGYIVAVDSATPAAWFLLARFAWGVGSALVFATAYTIAADVSDGGTRGTNMGLIRGGVIFGFPSGLVVGGVVSEFYGTVAAFVVATVFALFASLLAYFAVPETHLDGGPRRSVKPWDVDTSVPAVTVGLVNFTVLFAYIGVIFATLVLFLDVNDLSVFGLDAQGSSGAFMAVTVVSAAVFMFLSGYASDRQGSRMPALLAFLLITFVGLVLFAAADTVPTLAVACVLVGAGQGGTSGPLMALLADLTPDGRMGRAVGTTNVFGDIGGGLGPMISLPLVEIVGFWPVYAACAVLPLVAGGVLVVGVYRETGELLPGVDSSPPDAEAGESID from the coding sequence CTGACCGACGATTCCGGGGGGACGGACGCTGCGGACGACGGCGACCGGACGGTTGTCGCCGCGGTCATCGCCAGCACCTTCTTCGTCGGTTTCGGCGGCGGCGTCGTCTTCCCGATCCTGCCGAACCTGGGTGCCGTCCTCGGTATCTCGCCGTTCCTCGTCGGCCTCATCCTCAGTGCCAACCGTTTCACCCGCCTGTTTGCGAACGCCCCGGCGGGGATCGTCGTCGACCGCGCCGGCACGCGGACCCCGTTCGTCGTCGGCCTGCTGATCCAGGGCGTTGCGACCGCGGGCTACATCGTGGCCGTCGACTCGGCGACGCCGGCGGCGTGGTTCCTGCTCGCCCGGTTCGCCTGGGGGGTCGGCAGCGCGCTCGTCTTTGCGACCGCCTACACCATCGCCGCCGACGTCAGCGACGGGGGCACCCGCGGCACCAACATGGGCCTGATCCGCGGCGGCGTCATCTTCGGGTTCCCCTCCGGGCTGGTCGTCGGCGGCGTCGTCAGCGAGTTCTACGGCACGGTCGCGGCGTTCGTGGTGGCGACGGTCTTCGCGCTGTTTGCGAGTCTGCTGGCGTATTTCGCCGTCCCGGAGACCCACCTCGACGGCGGCCCGCGCCGGTCGGTCAAGCCCTGGGATGTCGACACGTCGGTGCCCGCCGTGACCGTCGGGCTGGTCAACTTCACCGTCCTCTTTGCGTACATCGGCGTCATCTTCGCAACGCTCGTGCTCTTTCTGGATGTCAACGACCTCAGCGTCTTCGGGCTGGACGCCCAGGGCTCGTCGGGCGCCTTCATGGCGGTGACCGTCGTCTCCGCCGCCGTCTTCATGTTCCTCAGCGGCTACGCCAGCGACCGGCAGGGCTCGCGGATGCCCGCACTGCTGGCCTTCCTCCTGATAACGTTCGTCGGGCTGGTGCTGTTCGCGGCGGCCGACACGGTGCCGACGCTCGCGGTCGCCTGCGTGCTGGTCGGGGCGGGACAGGGCGGCACCAGCGGCCCCCTGATGGCGCTGTTGGCCGATCTGACCCCGGACGGCCGGATGGGCCGGGCGGTCGGCACGACCAACGTCTTCGGCGACATCGGTGGCGGTCTCGGGCCGATGATATCGCTGCCGCTGGTCGAGATCGTCGGTTTCTGGCCCGTCTACGCCGCCTGTGCCGTCCTGCCGCTCGTCGCCGGAGGCGTCCTCGTGGTCGGCGTCTACCGCGAAACCGGCGAGTTGCTGCCGGGCGTGGATTCGTCGCCCCCCGACGCCGAAGCCGGGGAATCGATCGACTGA
- a CDS encoding FAD-binding oxidoreductase: MSDRPLSFWAWGYEDRLPDDDERRELADRIEGMLGFPDLSLMEYPTLEDVEMPAPSLAAPSSLSDVVTADRRARASHTYGKGYRDIVRGFHGDFASAPDLVARPRDEADVEAVIEWAASEGVAVVPYGGGTSVVGGVECGGDGYAGVVSLDTREMNRVLEVDTYSRSAKIQAGATGPEIQAQLADHDLQLRHYPQSYEFSTFGGWVATRAGGHFATRYTHIDDFVESVRAVTPAGALETRRLPASGAGPDPNRFLLGSEGAFGVITEGWTRVQPRPPHRARATVRFDDYFDAVEATREIVQARLYPANCRLLDSNEAMLNELAFDGSHLLVLGFESTDHPVADDLDRALDIAAEYGGRCPDGPTIEDRTSGDTEENREDTDEGSWRDSFFEGPYLFNALVSMGVLVDTFETAVTWEKFSDLHEALQENVVGAMQEACGAGFMSCRFTHVYEDGPAPYYTLVAPADVGNELEQWRAIKRAASDTLMEHGATITHHHAVGRVHREHYHEEAPDAYLEALRSMKRTLDPEGVMNPGALL, from the coding sequence GTGAGCGACCGACCGCTGAGCTTCTGGGCCTGGGGGTACGAGGACCGCCTCCCGGACGACGACGAGCGCCGCGAACTGGCCGACCGCATCGAGGGCATGCTGGGGTTCCCCGACCTGTCCCTCATGGAGTACCCGACGCTCGAAGACGTCGAGATGCCCGCTCCCTCCCTGGCGGCCCCATCGAGCCTGAGCGACGTGGTGACGGCCGACCGGCGCGCCCGGGCCAGCCACACATACGGGAAGGGGTACCGGGACATCGTCCGTGGGTTCCACGGCGACTTCGCTTCGGCCCCGGACCTCGTCGCCCGCCCGCGAGACGAGGCCGATGTCGAGGCCGTCATCGAGTGGGCAGCGAGCGAGGGGGTCGCGGTCGTCCCGTACGGCGGCGGAACGAGCGTCGTCGGCGGCGTCGAGTGCGGCGGCGACGGCTACGCCGGCGTCGTCTCGCTGGACACCCGCGAGATGAACCGCGTCCTCGAGGTCGATACCTACTCCCGGAGCGCGAAGATACAGGCGGGCGCCACCGGTCCCGAAATCCAGGCACAGCTGGCCGACCACGACCTCCAGCTACGGCACTACCCCCAGTCCTACGAGTTCTCCACGTTCGGCGGCTGGGTGGCGACACGGGCGGGCGGCCACTTCGCAACGCGGTACACCCACATCGACGACTTCGTCGAGTCCGTGCGGGCCGTCACGCCGGCCGGCGCGCTGGAGACACGTCGGCTCCCCGCCTCGGGTGCCGGCCCCGACCCGAACCGCTTCCTGCTGGGCAGCGAGGGTGCCTTCGGCGTCATCACGGAGGGGTGGACCCGGGTCCAGCCCCGGCCGCCGCACCGCGCCCGGGCGACCGTCCGGTTCGACGACTACTTCGACGCCGTCGAGGCGACCCGCGAGATCGTCCAGGCGCGGCTCTACCCCGCGAACTGCCGGCTGCTCGACAGCAACGAGGCGATGCTCAACGAACTGGCCTTCGACGGCAGCCACCTGCTCGTGCTCGGCTTCGAGTCGACCGACCACCCCGTCGCCGACGACCTCGACCGCGCGCTGGACATCGCCGCCGAGTACGGCGGTCGCTGTCCCGACGGCCCGACTATCGAGGACCGAACGAGCGGCGACACCGAGGAGAACCGCGAGGACACCGACGAGGGTTCCTGGCGGGACTCCTTCTTCGAGGGGCCGTACCTGTTCAACGCCCTGGTGTCGATGGGCGTGCTGGTCGACACCTTCGAGACGGCCGTCACCTGGGAGAAGTTCTCCGACCTCCACGAGGCGCTGCAGGAGAACGTCGTCGGAGCCATGCAGGAGGCGTGTGGCGCCGGCTTCATGTCCTGTCGCTTCACCCACGTCTACGAGGACGGACCGGCCCCCTACTACACGCTGGTCGCGCCCGCCGACGTGGGCAACGAACTCGAACAGTGGCGGGCCATCAAGCGGGCGGCCTCCGACACCCTGATGGAGCACGGCGCGACCATCACCCACCACCACGCCGTCGGCCGCGTCCACCGCGAACACTACCACGAGGAGGCGCCCGACGCCTACCTGGAGGCCCTGCGGTCGATGAAGCGGACGCTGGACCCCGAGGGCGTCATGAATCCCGGCGCGCTCCTGTGA
- a CDS encoding winged helix-turn-helix domain-containing protein: MEGVLWYLLASSRGGSTRARIIRALEERPRNPNQLAEKLGMDYTTIRHHLDVLVENNVLRRSGDEYAAVYLFTDRTEAHWETVEEVLETVEGDE; encoded by the coding sequence ATGGAGGGCGTCCTGTGGTATCTGCTCGCCAGTTCCCGCGGCGGGTCGACGCGAGCCCGGATCATCCGCGCGCTCGAGGAGCGGCCACGGAACCCGAACCAGCTCGCCGAGAAGCTTGGAATGGACTACACGACCATCAGACACCACCTCGACGTCCTCGTCGAGAACAACGTCCTCCGGCGGTCCGGCGACGAGTACGCGGCCGTCTACCTGTTCACCGACCGGACCGAGGCGCACTGGGAGACCGTCGAGGAGGTCCTCGAGACCGTCGAGGGCGACGAGTAG
- a CDS encoding COG4315 family predicted lipoprotein: MPLTRRRLVGTAAAVAVAGCLGNGSGNGDEEPTPTATPTDASGDPTPTDAAVPTTVGVRSHDEFGDVLVGPEGMTLYMFEQDTRGAGESTCTGGCADTWPPFTATGGVEAGDGVTADVTTFERESGDRQVAADGWPLYYYASDEEPGDASGQGVSGVWWVLAPDGAVVRPDSTSTPSPTPTATDGNDGGDGDGGDGDGGGIYGY, from the coding sequence ATGCCACTCACACGACGGCGGCTCGTGGGCACGGCGGCGGCCGTCGCGGTCGCCGGCTGTCTCGGGAACGGAAGCGGCAACGGCGACGAGGAGCCGACCCCGACGGCGACACCGACAGACGCGTCCGGGGACCCGACGCCGACCGACGCCGCGGTACCGACCACGGTCGGGGTCCGGAGCCACGACGAGTTCGGCGACGTGCTCGTCGGCCCCGAGGGGATGACGCTGTACATGTTCGAGCAGGACACGCGCGGCGCCGGGGAAAGCACCTGCACGGGTGGGTGTGCGGACACCTGGCCGCCGTTCACGGCGACGGGCGGCGTCGAGGCCGGCGACGGCGTCACCGCCGACGTCACCACCTTCGAGCGGGAGAGCGGCGACCGACAGGTGGCGGCCGACGGCTGGCCGCTGTACTACTACGCCAGCGACGAGGAACCGGGCGACGCCAGCGGCCAGGGCGTCAGCGGCGTCTGGTGGGTACTCGCACCCGACGGGGCGGTGGTACGGCCCGACTCGACCTCGACGCCCTCCCCGACGCCGACCGCAACCGACGGCAACGACGGTGGCGATGGCGACGGCGGCGACGGCGACGGCGGGGGCATCTACGGCTACTGA